In the genome of Mogibacterium neglectum, the window CTGATTTTGGAATCACTCCGGATGCGGACTTTCCTGTAATTAATGGCGAGAAGGGGATCCTTATCTTTGATATCGCACAGAAGCTTAAAAAGCATACCGTAAAGGACGGTCTCGTGTTAAGCAAGGTTCAGGGTGGGCTTGCAGCAAATGCAGTCCCAGCACGTGCTAGAGCGGTTATAGCATCAGATAATAGGTCGAGATATGACGAGATCATTGCTCTCGTTAAATCATATAGCGAAGAGAGCGGATACGATGTTACCGCTAAAAAGACTGGAACATCATTAGCTGTTGAGGCTCGTGGAGTCGCAGCGCACGGATCAGTTCCAGAGAAAGGCCTCAATGCTATAAGTATTCTCATGGAATTCCTTGGTAAGCTCGACCTAGCTGGAGACGATGTAACAGAGTTTATCGACTTCTATAATGACCACATTGGGTTTGATTTAAATGGGGAACGACTAGAATGCCAGTTTGAAGATGATCCGTCAGGCAAGGTGATTGTAAATGTAGGAACGATCGATATAAATGATGAAGTTGCCACTATGAAGGTGAACATTAGGGTCCCAGTGACATGTGAAAACTCAGCTGTGCTGAGCGGTATTGAAAGCGTTCTAGGACCGAATCAAGGCATAGTAAAGGGTACAGACGACAAGGCAATATATGTTGACCCTGAGGATGATTTCGTAAAAACACTTATGGAAGCATATAGAGATTACTCAGGGGATTTAGACAGCGAACCGATAGTAATCGGTGGAGGGACATATGCTAAGCACTTTGATGGGATATTGGCGTTTGGAGGACTCTTCCCATGGGAGGATGATTGTATGCACATGTCGGATGAGAGAATCTCTCTTGATTCGTATGACAAGATGGCAAAGATATATGCTTCGACCATATATAAGCTTTGTTGCAAGTAGGGATTAGACGAGATATGAGTGTTCATGAACAGATTGTTTATATAAAAAATGAGCATGATACTGAAGAGTTTGGGATTAAGCTGGCTTCTACATTAGAACCTGGTGATATTGTAGCTCTAATTGGGGATCTTGGAACGGGCAAGACTACTTTGACGAAGTATATTGCAAAGGGACTCGGAGTTACTGAGGCTATCGATAGTCCAACCTTCAATATTGTTAAGGAACACAAGAGCGGTAGATTACCGCTCTTCCATTTTGATGTATATAGATTATCTAGTGGTGATGAACTTCTAGACATCGGAGCTGATGAGTATTTCTACGCAGCTGGAGTATGCATAATTGAGTGGGCTGATGTAGTTTCGGATGTCGTACCTGAAAAGGCAAAAGTGATATTGATAGATTATGGTGAAAAGCAAGGGGAGCGAGTTTATAGATGTATATTCTAAGCATTGAGACAACAGGAAAGTACGGTTCGGTTGCACTTATAGATAGTGATGGTAATATCACTTCAAAAAACTCCAATGAGGAGATGAATCACCTTAAGGATATCATGTTTCTTGCCGACGAGTGCCTTAAGGCAAAAGGTATAGAATCAACTTCTATCGATGCTGTTGCAGCTTCTATAGGTCCTGGTTCGTTTACAGGTATAAGAATTGGTGTATCTACTGCTAGGGGAATCGCAGAAATGCTTAATATACCTTGTATTTCGATATCTTCTCTAGAGGGAATGGCGGCTCTAGCTGATGCTCATGTGCGTGAAGAGGTAAGGTTCTTTGCACCTATCATAAATGCGAGAAGGGGACAGCTTTATGGTGCACTTTTTAAGAAAAGTGGTGCTAAGTATGAAGCTGTACTTAGTGAAAAGCAGTATATGATAGACGAGTTTTTGGAAGAACTTAAAAAAATAGATGCCGTGGAGAAGCAGATTATCTTTATAGGCGATGGTATAGATGCGTATGAGGAGGAAATTCGTGAAGCCGGGGAATATAGATTAGCGGATGAAGACTGGCGGTATCAGGATGCTGCTTCAGTGACTAAACTAGCACTTCAGAATTATGAAAGCAGCAATATAATCTCTTACGATGAGCTACTTCCTAACTATATGAGAAAGAGTGAAGCGGAGATGAGACTTGAATCAGGTACTCTCAGCAACAAGATAGGTAATCTCAGATGATAATGAATACATGTGAGAATAAGCAGGGAATTAAAGTCCGAATTGCAGAGTTCTCGGATTTAGATGATATATACAAGTTAGACGTGGCGACGT includes:
- the pepV gene encoding dipeptidase PepV yields the protein MNYIECLEKSQSEMIEELAKQVRIDSVKSEPVRTPDGELYPFGQGVQESLTELLNLGEHMGFEVHNYDNYVGEIIFPGDPGEESFGIVGHLDVVPVADDWKHGPFNPVIENGFMYGRGTADDKGPVIAALFAMKAIKDAGIIPKKTIKLIAGLDEETGKESAIYYREVANMPDFGITPDADFPVINGEKGILIFDIAQKLKKHTVKDGLVLSKVQGGLAANAVPARARAVIASDNRSRYDEIIALVKSYSEESGYDVTAKKTGTSLAVEARGVAAHGSVPEKGLNAISILMEFLGKLDLAGDDVTEFIDFYNDHIGFDLNGERLECQFEDDPSGKVIVNVGTIDINDEVATMKVNIRVPVTCENSAVLSGIESVLGPNQGIVKGTDDKAIYVDPEDDFVKTLMEAYRDYSGDLDSEPIVIGGGTYAKHFDGILAFGGLFPWEDDCMHMSDERISLDSYDKMAKIYASTIYKLCCK
- the tsaE gene encoding tRNA (adenosine(37)-N6)-threonylcarbamoyltransferase complex ATPase subunit type 1 TsaE; this encodes MSVHEQIVYIKNEHDTEEFGIKLASTLEPGDIVALIGDLGTGKTTLTKYIAKGLGVTEAIDSPTFNIVKEHKSGRLPLFHFDVYRLSSGDELLDIGADEYFYAAGVCIIEWADVVSDVVPEKAKVILIDYGEKQGERVYRCIF
- the tsaB gene encoding tRNA (adenosine(37)-N6)-threonylcarbamoyltransferase complex dimerization subunit type 1 TsaB, whose translation is MYILSIETTGKYGSVALIDSDGNITSKNSNEEMNHLKDIMFLADECLKAKGIESTSIDAVAASIGPGSFTGIRIGVSTARGIAEMLNIPCISISSLEGMAALADAHVREEVRFFAPIINARRGQLYGALFKKSGAKYEAVLSEKQYMIDEFLEELKKIDAVEKQIIFIGDGIDAYEEEIREAGEYRLADEDWRYQDAASVTKLALQNYESSNIISYDELLPNYMRKSEAEMRLESGTLSNKIGNLR